AGATACTGGTCTCTCAGAGAAATAATGAAGGACAGTTATTTTCCCATGCACTCGAAAGCAAAAATCTTCAACTCTTGCATTCTGCCTTGTCTATCGTATGGATGTCAAACATGGTCTCTTACGAACGTTCAAgccaaaaaaattcaagtttgtCAGAACAGTATGGAGAGGAGCATCCTAAAAGTTAGAAGAAAAGACAGAGTGAGACTGACCGATATAAGGAAAAAGACGAAGGTCAAAGACATAACAGAACACATAAGAAAAATCAAATGGCGTTGGACTGGACATATGATGCGAGAAAAAATTGAGAAATGGACAAAAGACGTAACCGAGTGGTACCCCAGATACGGaacaagaaagagaggaagaccaattaagagatgggaagaagagataaaaaatacagcaggaaatatgtggagaaggctggcgagagacagggataagtggaaagagctggaggaggcctttgtcaaaagacaaatggacgaagagcataattaaacacatctttatttcttttttaatattatgtataagctaaaaaaaaaaaaaaaaaaaaaaaaaaaaaaaaaaaaaaaaaaaattttacaataagtccataataaaggctatatctatctatctatctatctattatcaCTTTTAGTAAGTGCAATAGTTTATTTCTTTCCTTACATTGTAAACAGTTATCAGATATTTGGGCACTTATTTGCTTAACTTGTGCTAGTTGACTAATATGTATAGCAGCTTTGTGTTTAAAAAACCTGCAAAGCCAGGATTGTCAAAAAAGCTTtagcttaaattaataatttgttttaaggaGACCTCCAAAATTTTAAACCATTGTCACATTTTTTGCAATCCCAGGATTTTgattataacaataattttatagaaGTTACCGCCTTCTTTCATATCATTTTATGAAGTTTAGGCAAATAGGCACCGTACCGTCCAATTACTGATTATAAATCACTAACATATGAATAagcttttataaatatattttttaatacagtTATGTAGATGTGACCCCTTTTCTTGCTACTAACAGGTTAAGTACTGGGTGTTTCTTTATATAACTGACTGCCTTTTTATGGGTTACCATTGTGAAATCATAACCGTTGCACTGAAGTATTTTGTCATGCATCCTCAAGCCAGATTTAGCTGCTGGGCTTCCTTCATGAACTTCAGTAACATAAATACCCTGAAAAGCAAAGGTTAATAATTTTTTTAACAATGTACTGAATAATAAACTACCTTTAATGGAAAGTTGACGCCAAATATAAACATTGTAAGCATACATTActacattattatacataagcaTTGATAAAAATAGAGTATGAGCAATAACAATGATAGGTACTTAAGGAAACTACTTAGGAAACAATCTTAAAAAGTATTTAAGATGTATACGAATTATAGATTTTGTTAGCTTGTTTTCATATAAGTAAAAGATTAGAcactgataataatattaagtctTTACTTACGTTGTCCGTGTAGCCCTGGGGGCTCTTTCTGAAATCTTGGTCAATTCCTCCGCCTATTTTGAACCCACATTTCATTACTTCCCTTCCCTCGGAATCTACGCCGGCTTCCTTTTGAAGTGTTATAGGTATCTAAACCAGAATTACAGTGTTAGAGCATAGAGGTGCAAAGAATATCACAACAAAAGGAGAACAGGGAGTGGTCCAGAAACTTACACTAAGACACTCCATAGCCGTGCCGGCTTGGTGTTGAAATGCCATTTTAGCCATGAtgataaatttgtttatttactgtTGCACTTTAAAACACTTTAACCCAAGTTTActggaaataaaataatattaaaaatcctAAACAAAATCGACAGCTCCCAGCCACCGTCACAGataggtttatatttttttctaggcTGTGGATACTAGCATTTTTGAGCTCGTTCTAGATTGATTCATTAATTTCATGTCATTTGTGATTCGTGTGATTCAAATGATTTCGGATTTTATGCTGGGTGTGCTCATCActagtggtttttttttaattatttttttttaaatttattgcgGCTAGGGTACTTGGTTATTTGCCGAAAAgtagtacttatttttttatttactgtcATAAGATGTGTTTCAGCTTGGTTTCAGCATACTGTATGGCAGAACGAGATAACACCTTTATTGTTTTTACTTGGTTACTCTTATGGCCTATGAcaaaatttgtttaaaaaacgtCTTTGCGTGTTTTTGCCAAAAAATTGCGACGAAAATACAAAATGTGAATTGTTGTTTTTTGTCGTTCTAAACGCTTGGGCCAATTAATAAGTTGTTGTTCAGTAATACTATTtcgtatattgttttattagaCATTTTAAAACTGCAaggtattgtattatattatgtatgacaCTTCAATTTGGATTTCTGGTATCTCGTCTGATAATATTTTCTTCATCGCCCTATTGTTGTTTTCAGATGTCTGGTGAATATCGTTACGTTTGGCGCATTGCCTTTAGaaattttattaattctttGAGACCACGTCAAATTCGCGGAAATGCAATGGGTATGTAATATTATATGTCTACATAACCTCATAAAGGCTATtttcgttttattatttttgagttaATTAACATACTGTATTTGTCATTCTCTCTTTTACAGGCACTGATTATATAgggaataaatattttgaaatcccAGCGGAACCTAGTTTGGGTAAGAGAAAGCCAACTAGATGGTATGATCCACCAAAAGGTTTAGATTTCGAAAATAAGATTCCTTCTGAGTGGGAGGCATGGCTCCGGATGAGGAGGTAAGATGAGAGTGCTACagtaagaaagaaaataataatataattttctattCCAAGTAATCTTTCTGATATTGAGAATATTTTGTAGTGTGTTTCTTTATTTACAGAGATAATGCACCCACAGAAGAGGAAATTGCACAAAATATGGCAATGGCAAAGATGAAGAAGGAAAATGCAGCCAAGCTAGAAGCAAAGAGGTTGGCAGAGGGTGGAGACTTGCCTGTTGCTCCAGAAAGAGGCCATTTATCCTTCCCCAAGTATGAGGAATACCATGCAGGAGATC
The Pectinophora gossypiella chromosome 2, ilPecGoss1.1, whole genome shotgun sequence genome window above contains:
- the LOC126379083 gene encoding tax1-binding protein 3 homolog, producing MAKMAFQHQAGTAMECLSIPITLQKEAGVDSEGREVMKCGFKIGGGIDQDFRKSPQGYTDNGIYVTEVHEGSPAAKSGLRMHDKILQCNGYDFTMVTHKKAVSYIKKHPVLNLLVARKGVTST
- the LOC126379063 gene encoding NADH dehydrogenase [ubiquinone] 1 alpha subcomplex assembly factor 2, which gives rise to MSGEYRYVWRIAFRNFINSLRPRQIRGNAMGTDYIGNKYFEIPAEPSLGKRKPTRWYDPPKGLDFENKIPSEWEAWLRMRRDNAPTEEEIAQNMAMAKMKKENAAKLEAKRLAEGGDLPVAPERGHLSFPKYEEYHAGDPEGKRFKE